The Sedimentisphaera salicampi genome includes a region encoding these proteins:
- a CDS encoding glycoside hydrolase family 2 TIM barrel-domain containing protein: MKIKLKNSVLLLTASLIIAAAGTAQDDAPDWENPKVFNINKERPHATLMPYSNRTLALQGQRDESKFYQTLNGDWKFNWSQRPADRPKMFYKTDFDDSNWSLINVPGNWEMQGYDFPAYLNRFVYDWPFEVNPPYVNHNENPVGSYRRSFDIPKNWSGREVFVTFNGVSSAFYLWVNGEKVGFSQGSMTPAEFNITHLLKSGENTIAAEVYRWSDASYIEDADQWRMSGIFRDVFLSAMPKVHIRDFFVTAELDDDYRNAKLNVNMDLVNYGKRFSKPHTVKVDLIDAQGQNVAVDPRLKASIKSLPKSAEHTINIQGFVENPKKWTAEKPNLYTILLTLLDEQGEVVEMLSHNFGFRSVEVKNKQFLVNGKPIYIKGVNLHAHDPYQGKTVPISRMVEDIELMKQYNVNAVRTSHYPQSPEFYALCDEYGLYVIDEACIESHGVAFDPEETLADKPLWKDAHVDRVMSMAHRDKNHPSIIMWSLGNEAGIGQNFVAAADKLRELDQTRPLHYLPGYSKWEHPVTDIAAPMYQSIDSLVKYAKGDADRPLIMCEYSHAMGNSLGNFKGYWETIKKYDILQGGFIWDWVDQGLVKTTEDGEEYWAYGGDFGEPNHAGTFCINGIVMPDRTPSPEMPEVKKGYQEISVSAIDLKKGRFEITNEYFFKSLSFVDCQWKLLENGIVIKEESLSLPAIDPRTSEQVTVPFGKIKPEPGAEYILTIEFKLAEGTKWAPKGHVLAWQQFELPFSKAAEKTDYSNMAALNLKEKDGRFLVSGKDFSASVSKSTGELTSMKYKGKEFIKNPLSPNFWRAMTDNDDSRGNGLGHWLRDWKNAASKRTIKSVKAKQASDSLVAISVESEIPVGSAAYSTEYTIYGNGDVLITNKIAPDPDKPPMMRLGMQMQIPDEFSNVQWYGRGPHETYQDRKSGAAVALYEMEASELPFDYVLPQENGNRTDVRWAAFYNDDGLGFMAIAENLMNFSAWPYTQQQLEDAAHTVDLPEQTDFYTVNLDYKQMGVGGDNSWSKRSRPHEEYRLKAKPYQYSIRLRPFVSKKKSIYKIAK, encoded by the coding sequence ATGAAGATTAAGCTTAAAAATTCGGTTTTGCTGCTCACAGCATCATTAATTATTGCAGCGGCAGGAACGGCTCAAGATGATGCTCCGGACTGGGAAAACCCCAAGGTGTTCAATATCAATAAAGAGCGCCCACATGCCACTTTGATGCCGTATTCGAATCGAACACTTGCCCTTCAAGGGCAGCGGGATGAGTCCAAATTTTATCAAACCCTGAATGGTGATTGGAAATTCAATTGGTCGCAGCGTCCTGCAGACCGTCCCAAGATGTTTTACAAAACAGATTTTGATGACAGCAATTGGAGCTTGATAAATGTTCCCGGCAACTGGGAAATGCAGGGCTATGATTTCCCCGCTTACCTTAATCGATTCGTTTATGATTGGCCGTTTGAAGTTAATCCTCCGTATGTCAATCATAACGAAAACCCTGTGGGGTCATACCGCCGCAGTTTCGATATTCCGAAAAACTGGTCTGGACGTGAGGTGTTTGTAACTTTTAATGGGGTATCAAGTGCATTTTATCTTTGGGTAAATGGAGAAAAGGTTGGTTTCAGTCAGGGAAGTATGACCCCGGCAGAATTTAACATAACTCATCTGCTGAAGTCTGGAGAAAACACGATCGCAGCAGAGGTTTATCGCTGGTCGGATGCAAGCTATATTGAAGATGCAGACCAGTGGCGAATGAGCGGGATTTTCCGCGATGTGTTTCTCTCAGCAATGCCGAAAGTGCATATTCGTGATTTCTTTGTAACCGCTGAACTGGACGATGATTACCGCAACGCCAAATTGAACGTTAATATGGATTTGGTCAATTACGGCAAAAGATTCTCCAAGCCGCATACAGTTAAGGTTGATCTGATAGATGCTCAGGGACAGAACGTTGCTGTTGACCCAAGACTTAAAGCATCAATTAAGAGCCTTCCTAAATCGGCAGAGCATACAATAAATATCCAAGGCTTTGTTGAGAACCCCAAAAAATGGACAGCCGAAAAACCTAATCTTTACACCATTTTGCTTACACTCTTAGACGAGCAGGGTGAAGTGGTTGAGATGTTGAGTCATAATTTTGGTTTCCGTTCGGTAGAGGTGAAGAATAAGCAGTTTCTGGTTAATGGCAAGCCTATCTATATCAAAGGAGTAAACCTGCACGCCCATGATCCGTATCAGGGCAAAACTGTTCCTATCAGCCGTATGGTTGAGGATATCGAATTGATGAAGCAGTATAATGTAAATGCCGTGCGCACTTCTCATTATCCCCAATCCCCAGAATTTTACGCCCTTTGCGATGAATATGGCCTGTATGTTATAGATGAAGCCTGCATTGAGTCTCATGGCGTTGCCTTTGATCCTGAGGAAACATTGGCAGATAAGCCCCTCTGGAAAGATGCTCATGTAGATCGAGTTATGTCTATGGCGCACCGCGATAAGAATCATCCTTCAATTATAATGTGGTCTCTCGGTAATGAAGCGGGAATAGGCCAGAATTTCGTAGCTGCCGCTGATAAACTGCGTGAGCTCGATCAAACCCGCCCCTTGCACTATCTCCCCGGTTATTCCAAATGGGAGCATCCGGTAACAGATATTGCTGCGCCAATGTATCAGTCAATTGACAGTTTGGTTAAGTACGCGAAGGGAGATGCTGACCGTCCGCTGATAATGTGTGAGTATTCCCATGCTATGGGAAACAGCCTCGGCAATTTTAAGGGCTACTGGGAAACGATCAAAAAATATGATATTCTCCAGGGCGGCTTCATCTGGGACTGGGTTGATCAAGGTCTTGTCAAAACCACTGAAGACGGCGAGGAGTATTGGGCTTATGGCGGAGACTTCGGAGAGCCAAATCACGCCGGCACATTTTGCATTAACGGTATTGTAATGCCGGACAGGACACCAAGCCCTGAAATGCCCGAGGTTAAGAAGGGTTATCAGGAGATTTCTGTATCAGCCATTGACCTGAAGAAAGGGCGATTCGAAATCACTAATGAGTACTTCTTCAAAAGCCTCAGCTTTGTGGATTGTCAATGGAAGCTGCTTGAAAATGGAATAGTGATTAAAGAGGAATCGCTCAGTCTGCCCGCGATAGACCCCCGAACATCCGAGCAGGTTACTGTTCCGTTTGGGAAGATTAAGCCCGAACCGGGCGCCGAATATATCCTTACCATTGAGTTTAAGCTGGCTGAGGGGACGAAATGGGCTCCAAAAGGGCACGTTTTAGCTTGGCAGCAGTTTGAACTGCCATTCAGCAAAGCCGCAGAAAAAACTGATTATTCGAATATGGCCGCACTGAATCTGAAAGAAAAAGACGGCAGATTTTTAGTTAGCGGCAAAGATTTTTCTGCTTCCGTTTCTAAGAGTACCGGCGAGTTGACCAGTATGAAGTATAAGGGCAAAGAATTTATTAAGAATCCCTTATCGCCGAACTTCTGGCGGGCTATGACAGATAATGACGATTCCCGAGGCAATGGTCTGGGGCATTGGCTCAGGGATTGGAAGAATGCTGCCTCAAAACGTACTATCAAAAGCGTTAAGGCCAAACAGGCCAGTGATTCGCTTGTGGCAATTAGCGTGGAATCTGAGATCCCAGTAGGTTCGGCTGCCTATTCGACTGAGTACACGATTTATGGAAATGGGGATGTGCTTATCACGAACAAAATCGCCCCGGACCCTGATAAGCCTCCAATGATGAGATTGGGTATGCAGATGCAGATTCCTGATGAGTTTTCAAATGTGCAGTGGTATGGCCGCGGTCCTCATGAGACTTATCAAGACCGCAAATCCGGCGCAGCAGTGGCTTTGTATGAGATGGAAGCCAGCGAACTCCCCTTTGATTACGTCCTTCCGCAGGAAAACGGCAACCGTACAGATGTTCGGTGGGCGGCATTTTATAACGATGATGGTCTCGGATTTATGGCAATTGCAGAGAACCTGATGAATTTCAGCGCTTGGCCATATACCCAGCAGCAGCTTGAGGACGCAGCTCATACTGTAGATCTGCCCGAGCAAACTGATTTTTATACGGTTAATTTAGATTATAAACAGATGGGTGTGGGGGGCGATAACAGCTGGTCTAAAAGGTCTCGCCCTCATGAAGAATACCGTTTGAAGGCCAAGCCCTACCAATACAGCATTCGTTTGAGGCCGTTTGTTTCAAAGAAGAAATCAATTTATAAAATTGCAAAATGA
- a CDS encoding xylose operon transcription regulator XylR — protein sequence MKQLLILVDTSRGPGRSFLSGVESYLRFNPSWDVLLPPPKYVCDSGLFPAKWCNQQNPDAMIVFGYYDIKNILSFNKPKVVMSLDNTAGSDVAALKADSEAIAQMAGDYLFALGHKRFGYISCGNITWANERKTAFNRIIEQNGAELYSYNLNLSSSTKINQARKELADWIYSLPKPIALLVCNDDIARIVLDACKLVSVSVPEEVSVLGVDNDSLICHLSRPALSSIELDFEGAGYRTLEHLDRIISGEETARVMNIEPVRIVTRQSTDVLAVEDPIVREALIFIRSNYQRKISVSDVTDHICFSRSALEKRFDAAINRSVAGEITRLRIGMAKDKLLNSRLSVNLIASKFEFTNPQHFSRFFKNAVGITPDEFRKRYSKSNAVD from the coding sequence ATGAAACAGTTGCTGATTTTAGTAGATACCTCCCGAGGCCCCGGAAGAAGTTTTCTTTCCGGTGTGGAGTCTTATCTTAGATTCAATCCATCTTGGGACGTTTTGTTGCCCCCGCCCAAATACGTTTGCGATAGCGGTCTTTTTCCTGCCAAGTGGTGTAACCAGCAAAATCCGGATGCGATGATTGTTTTTGGCTACTATGACATAAAGAATATCCTCTCTTTTAATAAACCCAAGGTTGTTATGTCTCTTGATAATACCGCAGGCAGTGATGTGGCTGCTTTGAAAGCCGATTCTGAGGCTATTGCGCAAATGGCAGGTGATTACTTATTTGCTCTTGGACACAAACGTTTCGGCTATATTAGTTGTGGAAATATCACTTGGGCCAATGAGCGAAAGACCGCTTTTAATAGAATCATAGAACAGAATGGGGCAGAGCTGTATTCATACAACCTTAATTTATCCAGCAGTACAAAAATAAATCAGGCTCGTAAAGAACTTGCCGACTGGATATATTCCCTGCCTAAGCCTATTGCTTTGCTGGTATGTAATGACGATATCGCAAGGATTGTATTGGATGCCTGCAAACTTGTTTCTGTAAGTGTTCCTGAAGAGGTCTCTGTTTTGGGAGTAGATAACGACAGCTTGATATGCCATCTTTCCCGTCCTGCACTTTCAAGCATTGAACTTGATTTTGAAGGTGCTGGTTATCGTACCCTCGAGCATTTAGACAGGATTATCTCAGGGGAAGAAACTGCCCGTGTGATGAATATTGAACCTGTAAGAATTGTAACACGTCAGTCAACTGATGTGTTGGCAGTAGAGGACCCTATTGTCAGAGAAGCTTTGATTTTTATAAGAAGCAACTATCAGCGTAAAATTTCAGTATCAGATGTAACCGACCATATATGTTTTTCTCGAAGCGCTTTGGAAAAGAGATTTGATGCTGCAATAAATCGTTCTGTTGCCGGAGAGATAACCCGCCTCAGGATAGGTATGGCAAAGGATAAGCTGCTAAATTCAAGGCTCTCAGTAAATTTGATAGCTTCAAAGTTTGAGTTTACCAATCCACAGCATTTTTCACGTTTTTTCAAAAATGCCGTGGGGATAACTCCAGATGAGTTTCGTAAAAGATACTCAAAGAGCAACGCAGTTGACTAG
- a CDS encoding sodium:solute symporter family transporter — protein MTEFDIVIFLGYIAGLLTLGILYSSQIKNTKDMFAAGESSPWWIAGISGHMAMFTSGTFVVWGGIAFRQGLVGVSILMMIGISAWLVAFTIAARWKVSGAVTPAEYIENRFGRKAVHFYSWISTIFRMIDVGIALYAVSVILSALIVVPEGHFLAGSNSQTLSVYWAIVICGVSMVLVAAAGGLWAVLMADVIQFVVLTASVLIVIPLLLNEVGGIKSFIDNAPERFFIPYSREFPPLFLVGWVIIHFFKIGGQWAFVQRFLCVSSKQDAKKAALLFGLLFLVSPIFWMLPPMMYRIIDSNANSEKAFIMACQSVLPSGMLGLIAASMFAATASTVNSQINVFAGAFSREIYGKIARFRITEKSMLLFGRFVSLLLGLIVISIAVLIPSLGGAENVVLHLTGMLVTPIVLPSIWSLFSRKIGFSSVIATFSVSIAGMILLKPFIESKSGFIENPLLLEIWIIGIILPVSVLLLFEFTGSNESINSSRVIEIRDSADKVPSLAKAGRLRHFLISAYVLSTGLVILIIAVLNEQGRKVLLIAASALILAVIIINFRLLKNKFGD, from the coding sequence ATGACTGAATTCGACATTGTCATCTTCTTAGGTTATATAGCAGGCCTTTTAACGCTTGGTATATTATATTCTTCCCAAATCAAAAATACTAAAGATATGTTTGCTGCAGGCGAAAGTTCCCCTTGGTGGATAGCGGGGATTTCAGGACATATGGCTATGTTCACTTCAGGAACTTTTGTTGTATGGGGCGGCATTGCCTTTCGCCAGGGGCTGGTTGGTGTCAGCATACTGATGATGATTGGGATTTCAGCATGGTTGGTGGCTTTCACAATCGCTGCTCGCTGGAAGGTATCAGGAGCAGTTACGCCTGCAGAATATATAGAGAATCGCTTTGGACGGAAAGCAGTACACTTTTATTCTTGGATATCAACGATTTTCCGTATGATTGATGTTGGAATTGCTTTGTATGCGGTATCTGTTATTCTTTCAGCGTTGATTGTAGTCCCGGAAGGGCACTTCTTAGCTGGCAGCAACAGCCAAACTCTGTCAGTTTACTGGGCGATTGTGATTTGCGGGGTCTCAATGGTGCTTGTTGCTGCTGCTGGCGGGCTTTGGGCAGTTTTAATGGCTGATGTGATTCAATTTGTTGTTTTGACCGCCTCAGTACTAATTGTAATCCCATTGCTGTTAAATGAGGTTGGAGGAATTAAATCGTTTATTGACAATGCACCCGAAAGGTTTTTCATACCATACAGCAGGGAGTTCCCTCCGCTGTTTCTTGTTGGATGGGTCATTATTCATTTCTTTAAAATTGGAGGGCAGTGGGCATTTGTGCAGCGTTTTTTGTGCGTTTCATCAAAACAAGACGCTAAAAAGGCGGCGTTGCTCTTTGGTCTTCTCTTCTTGGTGAGTCCGATATTTTGGATGCTTCCTCCTATGATGTATAGGATTATAGATTCAAACGCAAATTCAGAAAAAGCCTTTATCATGGCCTGTCAGTCTGTATTGCCTTCTGGGATGCTGGGGCTCATAGCGGCTTCTATGTTTGCCGCCACAGCAAGTACGGTTAACTCACAAATAAATGTTTTTGCAGGTGCATTCTCTCGTGAGATTTACGGCAAAATTGCCCGCTTTCGAATTACTGAAAAATCGATGTTGTTGTTTGGGCGTTTTGTTTCGTTATTGCTGGGCTTAATTGTTATATCTATTGCAGTTTTGATTCCTTCTTTAGGAGGCGCAGAAAATGTTGTCCTGCATCTGACAGGAATGTTGGTAACGCCTATAGTTCTTCCTTCAATCTGGAGTTTGTTTTCTCGGAAGATTGGCTTCAGCTCCGTCATTGCAACATTTTCGGTAAGTATTGCGGGGATGATTTTATTAAAGCCTTTTATTGAATCCAAATCGGGGTTTATCGAAAACCCGCTTTTGCTGGAAATTTGGATTATTGGAATAATATTACCTGTTTCTGTGCTGCTGCTGTTTGAATTTACAGGCAGCAATGAATCAATAAATAGCTCCAGAGTTATAGAAATAAGGGATTCCGCAGATAAAGTGCCCTCTCTCGCTAAGGCGGGGAGGTTGAGGCATTTTCTGATTTCTGCATATGTTCTTTCAACTGGATTGGTAATTCTGATTATTGCTGTTCTCAATGAGCAGGGAAGGAAAGTTTTGTTAATTGCTGCATCTGCACTTATATTGGCTGTAATTATCATAAACTTTCGTTTATTGAAAAATAAATTTGGTGATTGA